The window tatttgtttattgattgGAATGTTAAAAGTGGTTCACACTTGACACAACTTGTGTACGACATTGTTTACTTTGCTTGGACACAATAACTGTAGGTTCTGATCTATGCTTATGGTATTTTTTTGGATTTGAGGGCTTCCATCAGTCTGCAAAGCTGCTTGGGAAACTAAAACAATTGGGTGCTGTGCTGGATCCATTAGGAAACATGGATAACAACTGAAGCCTCATCAAAAAAAGTAAGACCTTAAgcaacagatgtctgagaaataccttgaaaatacactggtatgacaaaatagaaaaccCCCAACTGTGGGAGATGGGTGGACAGtgaaatatagaggtgcagatcttagagatgGATttgtcacacccttagaaaagataccaacaacagggctagacaggccttagagtggaacccccataGGAAGACCTAAAAGAATGTGGGGACGCATACTATATGAAGccaagaggacaggaaagagccattaaaaaaactagcaagcgACCGTGGCgagtggcatgtttttactgaggccctatgctACATGAGGAACACAAAGGAAAGATCATCTTGATGTCTAGAAAGCTGCTTGTGAAACTAAAACAGTTTTGTTGTGCTGGGTGCATTAAAgtttcactttcagaccttgtgatctagaGGCATTAGGAGAATGAATTTCATCCATATACCTTAATTTCTGACATTGACTGTAGCTTTCCTTATCTACACTTTCACTTCTATTAAGATTTTTTCtgaatgtaaatgttaactgtTGCTCAGGTACGCAGGAATTTATACAGCCGAGGAGGTAGCCCAAATATTGAGAGACAAGTTGATACGCTTGCAGGCTTTGTACATTGATCAGTTTAAAAGATTGAAACATGTACTGTTCAGTAAGAGGCGGGAGTACTTGGAGTCTTTTCAATCTGAGAGAGATAGATATGGTATGTAGTTCAAGTTTGTGgagttttaaattgtattttaatgaaCTGTTTAAAGCATTGTCTAATTCTAGAGATACTTTATTCTTCATGGAATTCCTTTGAATTAGTTTAAGGATTTTATGTAATCCAACTCCTTTCAGTCTCCTCACACAGAAGAGGCACTTGAAAATAATCATTtgttagatatttttaaaaaagtaaagttccccttttagactttttgatctatagggcagatggtgttaaggtcatctgtttcttgggcagggtgtcatgtggccagcacaatgatcagccacctttactttccccaactaaagtcagttacctattagagttgggtggacttaggctaaaaatccagaaattcaaaatcccattcttctCAGAGATTCAaaaccaggaccccaggttcggaagccaagcacttaaccgctcagccactgtgcccccAGGTGTAAGATATGTAACTGAGCTTAATGAAAATTTAACAAGCAtgttgtgtggccagcacaataaccaaaCATCTTTATTCCCCCAACGTATGCCATGTatccattagaattgggtggactagGGGCATCCAAAAAGTTCAAAATTATAGTCTTTCTAGTATTTCTCATCCACCTAACCCCAGTAGGTAGACAGTAGATAGATGAATCcttcaaaataataaatcttgAACTAACCATTTTAACTAAGGTACCATAGACGCAGGGGTATTTTTTCTTACAATGTGCACAATTTTTCGAAAACTACATAAAAATGCTTCTGAGTATAAATTAGTTCTAATAAACCTTAGTTTTCATTGTCCTTTGTTCAGGAAGCATGAAACTCTATAAGAATGACATTCGTCAAAGAAACAAGTATGATAAACTCTGTGCTATGAAGCGATATCGTAAAAAGTTTGGAAaggtttgttattgttttttttttttttttaaattatcatttggTGTGTTATTGATCATTATCAGTGCCTTGGTTTcttgaacaaaatttatttgGCAAACTAATCATCAAGAAAATCAAAAATGCTTTTTATAAAGTGATGTAAAACTTAACATTACTGACAGTTTGGTCTCATGGCATAAAAAGTTTCAGAGACTTGTTTCATAAAGTAAACTGgaataaaacaagaaattaacATTACCTATacaaatgcaatttaaaaacacACTTAAATCCAAGATTCATGttcttttttgttactttttttttcaccattaAAGTTTAAGAATTGAACTATTGAAATCTATTATCTTGATCATCTAAAggaattccttttttttcctgaaagaaTGTTTGTAAATTATATTATACAGGAATTATCAAATACTTCATtacatagatttttaaaatatataatgcaTATAGAATATAAGATTTGCAGTTTTAAACTTGTATTAAATCAAATATCTTTTCTATAAATGTCTTAACCAATAAATATGTATGCTATGCACTAAATGTAGTCAATGACATTAATTATTCTACATTGCCAAAATTTTGATATAGTCTTTAAAGCAAAGATAGGTTACTCtaaaataatcataaaatttttacaattaaacatgttgacattgtgtttatgtgtatgtatttgttAGTATGTAGAGCTATTCCCCTTGGTAATAAAGTTCATATCAtagtgttgtgtgtaacctcATACTGTGAgagtgtgtaaataaatggacTCATGAATCTGGCGTTATAGTATTGGCGTTGTTTATAGTTATTGAGTGTAGCGTTTCTAgtttaacaaaacaataattagaacaatgtctactttttaaaagaaagtatacattttaattttgtaaaatgacttaatattttataatttagttGTTCACAATAACCCCAGTCATCATTGTCCTACTATGTAATTATTAACATCTATATTTTAGGAAGCGCTTCTTCAAAAACAAGCAACAGAACGTCGCATGCAGATGACAGAAGGAGCTACAACACAATCAGCAGCCCATTATCATAAGTGTGTCTTTGTAGATGAAGGTTTGAGATGTAACAGCAGAGTGGTTCCTCTCAGTAAATTTTGCCAGAAGCGTATCCTTTTTGAGGCATTCATACACTTCAAAACCTTATACAATGCTATTTTATTATGAAATTCTGCCCCACTAGTCATTTTCCTGAGTGTAAGTAGTGTCTAAATgggaaaaaattaattgtagtgTATGATAAACTCTGTGCTGTCATAAAAGTCTCTCCTTGTAGATGAAGTTGTACTATTACCAATAGCTGGTAGCCGCTAGATATCACTGAAGAATAGAAGAAATCCAAACGCtgaatgattttgtttttggcCTTAACCAACATTTGATAGACATACTGCATGACCCAGCCCAGGTGTTGTACAGGCCATGCCCATTTGCTGATAGTCAGTGTGGACGTCCTGTTCCTGTGATACTGAACACAGACTTTTGTTCCCTGCATCAACCTGTGCCTTTGTTACAAGTAAGTGTTTTATGTGTTAGGTACAACACAATCTTTTGttgaaatttattattaatagacTGATATCATAAAGTTGTCTAACTTTCAAATAATATTTATGAATCTTGTGGTAACATTTGCATGAAATATGATTGTTCTTTAATGCTAATATAATTGAAGCAGACTTTTCTCTTCACAAACATCAAAAGTCACAAGAAACATGATAGAAATCATTCTGTAACTTTGGCACTTTTCTCAATATGCTTGGATTTCTTTTGAATCTGTTTCTCAGAAATTCTTCAGAGAACCATGAGTTACCATAATGGAAAAAATAGAGTAGATCAAACACTAATGTTTGCTGTCTTTCTGTGAATTTGGCATCCAGTAAATGAGCTAGCATCCACTTCAAACACCTAGTGGTCACAATTTTAATcctttgagtttttttttttcactataccCCATCTTAAACTAATTCTGTTGAGCTGTTGGGAAACCAAATATGATCTATCAACAGCCTTTCTCCATTCGTTTGTTTTTTCCTAGGATAGAAACTCATTCAATGACAGgcttgtccattctttaattttGTCTTACCATTGCTTTTATCTGTCTACCTTTTCTTCATCTTGGTACTGTTCTTtggaggaaggtctttgcaaacCCTGacgaccttgtgatatggccattaAGTTTTAGTtggcattattattatattttattaaaatggcAAATAATTTGACTTCatgttaatttttataaaacaaaatagcaaACATTTTCTATCTTACAGAATGTAGAGCACATTGAAGTAGAGGAAGACATCAAACCAAAGCTAGAGAACTTACATGAGGGCATTGATGGACCTTCTCATTGTTCAAAAATATCGGTTCCTGACAATTCACCAACATTGAAAGAGGAAGTGAGGCTTGAGGTCAAGGACGAGACAGAAGTATCCCCGCCTTTGTCTGTAGATCCAACACTTAGCAGAGGTGTTTTGTTTACTTTAGGTGAGGAAGAGGAAGAAGCAGATGATGGACAGGCAAGGTGATACACATTCTGTAGGAAGCAATTTTTTCTTCCCTTTTGTACGTGACAAGCTACTCATGGAGTGTGCAACTTTATTGCGTTCTCAGGTTCTCATCAGTACCAACGTGTTCATTtaggcagcttttttttttacattgtccaTATTTGTCATAAGCTACAAACTGGTTAAGAGCATTAGGCATTTTCTCATATTTGTTTGAAGACATCTTCTGGCATTAGAAACATGCTTGACATTTCTGTCCTATTATTATATggtattaaaaaaatctaaattttaggTTTGTATTTGTATAGACACATTTGATGTGTTCTGTCAATGTGTGAGAAGAGAAACAAAGGAGAACTTGACATCAATGAAAGAGGTGAATATAATTGCTGAGAATGTACATACATTAAATGTTCAGTAAAACTTTTTAGTTGTTCTGTTATTAACTGCAATGtgataattttctttaaatttttttttttcaattcacacatttatattataaacaaaGCACAAGTCACAAGAATGCATTTTTTAAGATTTGGTAGTAGTAAACCTGGGATGTTCAATAATTTAGGGTAGTTGTTTCCCTTAAAGTTACCTCCTTTAAAAATCTGCCTGAGGTATGGGATATTTAGTGGCACCACCAGTAATACATATCAGTTatgcacacacatatacacactatCAAAAACTCACTGTTACAACTCTACCCCCATTCTCCCTCAGAACATACTAATGTGCATTTATACAAAGCTAAATCACTTGACGTTTTGGTGCTGTACAGTTGAATATTAGTGTAGATAGTTCTGTGTTGttgaataatttttattaaagaccagacctgcctaccgttacgcaaaatgcgtattcgttacgcaaaatctcccaaaaatgaccgccagtacgcaaatacgcatttaacccgtcgcgttacgcatttcgtatgcttttttttttctcctctctagactagcttacaagcggtcacggaggtcacgctaagcccacCTGTGGTGAGAGGGgcgaaacagaaaaggtggggtgaacacaatgtgcccagatctatacgttgattggtacttaatagcaattagatgtctagaaatgaagaacgcgtgagtgagggagtggcgggttggtaccgtcagttagctgatacaccaacgtgactttttttttttttttggtaagttcatgagtagaaattaattatgttggtgCATTCCTGATtctcgtattcatttgtatagaaaaaaaatcgaagagctatcgattcaaaacacattgagtgacattgtagatatctagtctagatctagatctggattctagatctacaaaatctagataacttgttatataggaatagatctagctcgagtctagctagtcattacgttatgattctctacattaccctACTCCTACAAACTAGGCTagttatagattatagatctagaatagatctagtatgatttagaatttagattgactagatctagatcgataacatctactaccagctagtctagatctagactagattcttagtcttagacttagtataaatagatcaagtatgaaggtaggcctacgaaagtttggatctagcggatccacggcatcggtaacacttttgagcccagatctagagtagattaggcctatataaaattatattcattatatagacatagatccagatctagtctatatatcgTCTGATTCAtctctattgatctagatttagattgtagatctaatcatgacatctaatattatatatatatagcctatatatatatatatatatatatatatatatatatatatgacaaaatagaggatcacgtaagtgttacgcattctggtgccaaaatacgcattttgaccgtaagtgttacgcatttggacttttttttggtaggcaggtctgaaaGACATTGGTGAACATTGAATAAAATTGTTGTTgctttgcttaaaaaaaatttatataaaaaatgtctCAGACATCAAATACTTTAATTCTAGAGTTTATTCAGATTAATAGGTAGAGGGGCTTAGCAGTTGAGTACAATACTATTTGCATACACCAACTTCATTACTGACTTGCATTGTAGCCTAATCTCCTAGTGGGATAAATATGGCACTTGAACAAATGGTGTTGCTACACTTATCCAACACACTGATCTCTACACTAACTGGCATGTCATGTTGACATTTCCATCACCTAGGGGAAACAGCTGGAGCAATACAATATCATAGAGGGAAATTTAAGCTACCaatcataaaaacacacacaaaatctttTGTTCCCATTGTAAGTAAATCATTAATAGCCAACTCTGTAAACTTCACATGCAAGGCTTGAGTGAAATTGTAtgaaagtacatttttttttttactgtgagtaatgcacaattgtaagacaaatttcagggataacaaatatattattattaaatagttAGTGATATGCCCCACTTACTATCTTGGGGGGATTAGgggcatgacatggcctaaattgtgccgatgtgccaaaaatacaaatacaaaaatactaTCTTGGGTGTGGTATATATTACAGACTtgggtaaaaaaataaatgtggaaTGATCAATGTGTTCCGATAAATTaacaagatttttgttttactaattCAATTCCATACATTTATCACTATAAAAAGAGCTTTTCCGGAAGCAGCTTAGAAcatgtttttaaatacataaaatagTATTATTGAATGGGTACTTTTGTAAGTTGTACAGTACAATCATGTAAGGAAGAAAGATTGGAacaagaaaaatagaaaaatactttttaaaaaaaagaaaaaatagttaCATTATACAACTTAACCCGCCCCTGTAGCACCTCCActatttttctttcaaatacaATGAGTTGATGGAATGTTATGTCCCCTACAACCGTTCATATATGTATTATCCCCCCTTTTTAGATGTATGAATGAGTTATGCCAATACAAAGAGGACTCAAGAGTGGGAGCCAAGATGGCTGAATAAAGAACCTTGTTTACATGGTTACATTATGCAAGTGTTTGTTGTTTCACTTCAAGTGTTTATGTTAACACAATGGTTACAATGTCAACATTTCCAGAGAtgtttacattatatttatcaAAATATCATTAATTTTGATATAGAATAATTATctttagataaaacaaaacatttgataTTTACTATATCAAGTTACATTTATCAAAATACCACTAATTTTGATAAAGAACAAATctctttatataaaacaaaacatttgataTTTACTATCACACTaagtataaatattatataatatacaagaTGTATAAGCATAGGCTGCAAGCTTGGGTATTATGTCAAAAATGCATGTATACTTAAAACGAAATAGCTTTGAAATGGTTATTTCTAATCATAGACTAAGATTaagaatagaaatatatatataagggtaCAAAATATTGGGGGAAAAAAGTGTAGATCTGACTTTTTCTGTTTGGTtctcaccagcaaaataatttcaacataATTAAGGACCAATCAAGTAGTAACAAAAGATCACACCACCATCAGAAACATATATTTAACTTTGACTTaggtcagtaaaaaaaaatatacaatttaaagCTAGAATGTTTTAAAGATATAAACTCAAAATGAATACTGTTATGCAACagaattacaaaataatttttctatatatatCATAAGTTTTTAtgattaaaaaatttattttgtaattattgCCAGCTTCTTTCAACAATAAATTGATTTCTTTTAGACATGTGGCTCCACACAAAAAATTTATTAACAAGTTTGTTTATAATAGGTATAGTGGTCctcatcaaaatattttatacttAATCTCAACCATGTAATAATATTTGATTCTCAGAGAAAACTcaatataatagaaaaaaaaagcattaagtaaaattaaatactttttaacatGTGAAAGAAGTGAAACAGAGAGATTCATTGTACTCCATAAGAATTAAAAACAACAGTAACTGTTTCATGAAtacatggaaaaaaaagaaatcaagactgttgatgtgacttttttttcagttgAGAACTATTGAAACAAAAACTGAATAATATTACTTCtgacataacttttttttctattaattgaatacaaacaaaaattaaaactgcagattaagtttaaaattaataattttgtcagaGTAAATTACGTCTTAGCTAGTAATTGAATTTACCTGTGAAAATGTAGCTATTTTTCAACATTCGTGAGATACATATTTTTGGCACTAACGCCTTATAATTTCAGTTAAAAGCCCAAATACTTAATAGgatggaataaaaaaatgtattaattattttaagcagTGCTAGATTTCAGCTTTTGTCTAATCTATGtatcagggccagccttagataattggaagcCCTAAGTGAATTGAAtctggtggccccaaatgagatacaaaaatatgaaataaacagtgaaagaataaaatggcacaatttatttaaaacctagtgtactccaacaataacaCTGGGTTGTTAGTTCTTctctaaaaaacattttttgagtCCATTAAGTCCAGTGCGAGACCACatcaattggaggccctaggcggctgcctaaaTTGCCTATGCCTAAAGCCAGCCCTGTATTGTAATGCTATACCTCtgtgtcaacattcaactactaatagtaaagtaattcttcaaATTTTATGCCAACTCACAGACCCCCCCAACACCCACTATTAAAAAACAGAAAAAGGATACAGCTGAATGATACAAATTTTGCTCATTTACATAGAACTTTAATATTTACAAATTAATTTAACATCTAGGTTTAGATAGAATATTCACACACACAGAATTTTTAATCAATGAAAttcaaattcatttaaaaaaaaataaaaaattgataatCTCAGTGCTTAAGGGACTGCATTATCTGAGAATTACACTTCAAAAagtatctgaaaaaaaaaaagaatattttacaAAAGTTATTGGTATTTAAGTTGTTAGTGGTCCTCAAACATGAGAGTACttcatatttaatgtttgactatcttttttttttactaagtgtTCACCCTACCATATCTCTTTGCAGCTACATTGGGCAGCagcttttcttttttgctttttggttgtatttttttttcaacatccAGCAGCAATGTAATTTTCACTTTATTTGTAAGAGATTTGTTTTTTCTCTTGAAAGAATTTGGACTTGGGAACTTGATGATGTCATTTAGTGTAGGACATTGAAAAATATAGTTATAGAATAATGTCTGGTACAGTATAAGCATGACTGAGAATTAAATGTGCATGTTCTTTCTCTAGTCTATTAATCTCTAGTAATTTCTTTTGAATGATTAAAAATATCAATTCTAGTAATGATGGACACGTGACCAGAGTTTGTTTTAAGactttaaatttgattttaaacacTACTTACACAAGAGAAATACATTATTCACAAATAAAAGTTACAATTcaacataatataaataaataaccaaaacaaaataaactgtgGCACCAACAAGAAActtgaaaaacaaattcaaagaaggaaaatgtatttaaaaaaaaaa of the Biomphalaria glabrata chromosome 11, xgBioGlab47.1, whole genome shotgun sequence genome contains:
- the LOC106067888 gene encoding KAT8 regulatory NSL complex subunit 2-like isoform X1 → MQKVYKAPVVKAKEQPGVKDGSFCKYTHRVCMQNCMDGYEYCIRHILEDKTAPFKQCTFMTKSGKRCPVAAPKQDRKDGYCAEHAKKSVMARHKFARKRKPKETTESLLEELVSGNNGALEVANNEHRRGKSHSDSIASKALEYASSSDSESDLHLLDQLWRDDEDTDAESIDSDQEDILKYAGIYTAEEVAQILRDKLIRLQALYIDQFKRLKHVLFSKRREYLESFQSERDRYGSMKLYKNDIRQRNKYDKLCAMKRYRKKFGKEALLQKQATERRMQMTEGATTQSAAHYHKCVFVDEGLRCNSRVVPLSKFCQKHILHDPAQVLYRPCPFADSQCGRPVPVILNTDFCSLHQPVPLLQNVEHIEVEEDIKPKLENLHEGIDGPSHCSKISVPDNSPTLKEEVRLEVKDETEVSPPLSVDPTLSRGVLFTLGEEEEEADDGQAR
- the LOC106067888 gene encoding KAT8 regulatory NSL complex subunit 2-like isoform X2, giving the protein MQKVYKAPVVKAKEQPGVKDGSFCKYTHRVCMQNCMDGYEYCIRHILEDKTAPFKQCTFMTKSGKRCPVAAPKQDRKDGYCAEHAKKSVMARHKFARKRKPKETTESLLEELVSGNNGALEVANNEHRRGKSHSDSIAKYASSSDSESDLHLLDQLWRDDEDTDAESIDSDQEDILKYAGIYTAEEVAQILRDKLIRLQALYIDQFKRLKHVLFSKRREYLESFQSERDRYGSMKLYKNDIRQRNKYDKLCAMKRYRKKFGKEALLQKQATERRMQMTEGATTQSAAHYHKCVFVDEGLRCNSRVVPLSKFCQKHILHDPAQVLYRPCPFADSQCGRPVPVILNTDFCSLHQPVPLLQNVEHIEVEEDIKPKLENLHEGIDGPSHCSKISVPDNSPTLKEEVRLEVKDETEVSPPLSVDPTLSRGVLFTLGEEEEEADDGQAR